One segment of Arcanobacterium phocae DNA contains the following:
- a CDS encoding AAA family ATPase codes for MSASNDMLEHLKDVEQGLIGAALSSGNWKHLHEVQPQWFNDPRHQHIWHVFSELDQSGTQFDNVTSWPIIETINEQDRRGINRAYIGDCVHKEPAASLIPDYIKQLKDAYVDKELGSRIERLSQLRDGKADRDVILSEIEATKQFLNTESSTKGTSKRLVLTPYSQIEEEPSYMLWEGYIPARSITMLGGGGGSGKTTLALQIAAQVIKGTLEGDYYGKPGKVAYLGLDDSKESITRPRARAAGIDLNEFYDMSARDGDKELTATSVIDVLGDLKDTGVTLVILDPVSALFQGDNDNPLQVERFVQGLTRVAEQTGVTFLCLSHVKKGGGRGADALLGSTKWRDSSRSLLLMAKKPDAKESVMSVIKFNHGEAGKHRLYMFDSVPLTIAGVQQKDMGTLRYVGESDVSAEAVTNYSPSSYEDAQETEDKAQWLLEQFTGQTTSIKDRELHDKFKAAGLGSKSTYQRAKNRAGLITERVKGFQGGSIVYAPGHVPPSMDTEDTIKVTQSAQRDHGDHNGETVATFPHSSNVSAMRSHSGQTSPNDHIVTTMTKPLDSNENKPLEPHSGHTSPSEQASDHKATCPRHGTVLDHEGGCDQCKEEL; via the coding sequence ATGAGCGCTAGTAATGACATGCTTGAGCACCTGAAAGACGTTGAACAGGGTTTAATAGGTGCGGCTTTATCGAGTGGCAACTGGAAACACTTACATGAGGTTCAACCGCAATGGTTCAACGATCCACGACACCAACATATCTGGCACGTGTTCAGTGAGCTAGATCAGTCTGGTACACAGTTCGACAATGTAACCTCATGGCCGATCATTGAAACTATCAACGAACAAGACCGCAGGGGAATCAACCGAGCCTATATAGGCGATTGTGTTCACAAGGAGCCCGCAGCTTCGCTTATCCCTGATTATATAAAGCAACTCAAAGACGCTTATGTTGATAAGGAACTTGGTAGCCGCATAGAGCGGTTAAGTCAGTTACGCGATGGTAAGGCAGACCGTGATGTGATTCTTAGTGAGATAGAGGCAACTAAACAGTTCCTTAACACCGAATCTTCCACTAAAGGAACTAGCAAGCGTCTTGTCCTGACCCCTTACAGCCAGATAGAAGAAGAACCAAGCTACATGCTGTGGGAGGGATACATACCCGCAAGATCAATAACCATGCTCGGAGGTGGTGGCGGTAGTGGTAAAACCACGCTAGCGCTACAAATAGCCGCACAAGTCATTAAAGGCACTCTAGAGGGTGACTACTATGGCAAACCCGGGAAAGTTGCCTATCTTGGACTAGACGACTCTAAAGAATCCATTACCCGGCCGCGAGCGCGCGCCGCTGGTATAGACCTGAACGAGTTTTACGACATGAGCGCTAGAGACGGGGATAAGGAATTAACCGCAACTAGCGTGATTGATGTTCTCGGAGACCTTAAAGACACGGGCGTGACCCTTGTTATTCTCGATCCCGTTAGTGCATTATTCCAAGGCGATAACGATAACCCTCTACAAGTGGAACGGTTCGTACAAGGATTGACCCGTGTTGCTGAGCAAACCGGTGTCACATTCTTGTGTTTAAGTCACGTGAAAAAAGGCGGCGGGCGCGGCGCAGACGCACTATTGGGCTCAACTAAATGGCGTGACAGTTCCCGCAGTCTTTTGTTAATGGCTAAAAAACCCGATGCTAAAGAATCTGTAATGTCGGTAATAAAGTTTAACCACGGAGAAGCCGGTAAGCACAGGTTGTATATGTTCGATTCAGTACCCTTAACTATCGCAGGGGTACAACAAAAAGATATGGGGACATTGCGCTACGTTGGAGAATCTGACGTGTCTGCTGAGGCAGTAACCAACTACTCTCCATCATCTTACGAAGACGCTCAGGAGACAGAGGACAAAGCCCAATGGCTATTAGAACAATTCACCGGGCAAACCACGTCTATAAAAGATAGGGAATTGCACGACAAGTTTAAGGCGGCAGGCCTAGGGTCTAAGTCTACATACCAGCGTGCTAAGAATAGAGCCGGTCTAATAACTGAACGTGTGAAAGGTTTTCAAGGCGGTTCTATCGTTTACGCGCCCGGGCATGTTCCCCCAAGCATGGACACGGAAGACACTATTAAGGTCACGCAGTCCGCTCAACGTGACCACGGTGACCACAATGGGGAAACAGTTGCCACTTTTCCGCACTCTAGCAACGTTTCTGCAATGCGGTCACATTCAGGTCAAACAAGCCCTAATGACCACATTGTGACCACAATGACAAAACCGCTTGATAGCAACGAAAACAAGCCGTTAGAACCCCATTCAGGTCACACGTCACCCAGCGAGCAAGCCAGTGACCACAAAGCCACATGCCCACGGCATGGGACGGTACTGGACCATGAGGGAGGGTGCGATCAATGCAAAGAAGAACTATAA
- a CDS encoding helix-turn-helix domain-containing protein, translated as MENISQKKLYTLHEAAQVLGIAVPTLRKWEYAGKIKATRLGRRVMISDTTLNTIIDEGVN; from the coding sequence ATGGAAAACATTAGCCAAAAGAAACTCTACACACTCCACGAAGCCGCTCAAGTATTAGGCATAGCAGTCCCAACTTTACGCAAATGGGAATACGCCGGGAAAATTAAAGCAACACGCCTAGGCCGCCGCGTCATGATCAGTGACACCACCCTCAACACCATCATTGATGAGGGGGTGAACTAA
- a CDS encoding tyrosine-type recombinase/integrase: MARAQAFGDTPKTKNGKYRARYIHPNQPYKTDGKRNYINAPTTFTTKTAARSWLAQVKADIERGVWKSPEQLDRERVEAERRARAEAYTFGEYVRDSWLPTRAWKYSTRRAEEARMDNHVLPRWGNVPLKQITTLDIRQWLSVLSPGSPGARKKSYELFRSVILTAFDDELLDHNPCTRGLLGKVKAPECAKPGKGHERSQRAITWAQLEAIADEVPQYMSLLVRLSGLLGLRSGEARALTGGDCILYKDKDGVERMQISINKAISGQGENLRLDTPKTASGVRVLEVPTVLVPEMKERAQQVGLNGIMFHASTNRRAYLPESTYQINLKRAAKRVGIESFSPHDFRRTAITNMLDIDIPQYKVQAIVGHTTPHMTLRYAKATQERNAQAVDQINSAFESAKNIPSLDAKRREHENQNNTTSQQAK, encoded by the coding sequence ATGGCTAGAGCTCAAGCATTTGGAGACACTCCAAAAACGAAAAACGGCAAATATAGAGCCCGATATATACACCCAAATCAGCCCTACAAGACTGACGGCAAACGCAACTACATTAACGCTCCCACCACATTCACTACCAAGACCGCGGCGCGCTCATGGCTCGCACAAGTAAAGGCGGACATAGAACGCGGCGTATGGAAGTCCCCCGAACAGCTAGACCGCGAGCGCGTAGAGGCTGAACGTCGGGCGCGGGCAGAGGCATATACGTTTGGGGAGTATGTGCGTGATTCTTGGTTGCCTACCCGTGCTTGGAAGTATTCAACCCGGCGTGCTGAAGAAGCGCGCATGGATAACCATGTGTTGCCCCGGTGGGGTAATGTGCCGTTAAAACAGATCACAACGTTAGATATACGGCAATGGTTAAGCGTACTTAGTCCCGGTAGTCCCGGCGCGCGTAAAAAGTCTTATGAGCTGTTCCGTAGCGTGATTCTTACGGCGTTTGATGATGAATTACTTGACCATAACCCGTGTACTCGCGGGTTATTGGGGAAAGTAAAAGCCCCTGAGTGTGCTAAGCCAGGTAAAGGCCATGAGCGTTCGCAGCGGGCTATTACATGGGCACAATTAGAGGCTATAGCCGATGAAGTACCCCAATATATGTCATTGTTAGTGCGGTTGTCTGGCCTGTTAGGTCTGAGGTCTGGTGAAGCGCGTGCGCTTACTGGCGGGGATTGTATTCTCTACAAAGATAAAGACGGCGTTGAGCGTATGCAGATTTCTATTAACAAGGCCATTAGTGGGCAGGGCGAAAACTTACGATTGGATACCCCTAAGACTGCTAGCGGTGTTCGCGTGCTGGAAGTGCCAACCGTGCTAGTTCCTGAGATGAAAGAACGCGCACAACAAGTTGGGCTAAACGGGATCATGTTTCATGCGTCTACGAATAGGCGGGCATACTTGCCTGAGTCCACTTATCAGATCAACTTAAAGCGCGCCGCTAAACGTGTGGGTATTGAGAGTTTCTCACCGCATGATTTCCGTCGTACAGCGATCACAAACATGCTTGATATTGATATACCGCAATACAAGGTACAAGCCATTGTTGGACATACAACCCCACACATGACGTTGCGTTATGCCAAGGCCACGCAAGAGCGTAACGCACAGGCGGTGGATCAGATTAACAGCGCGTTTGAATCGGCAAAGAATATCCCCTCACTCGACGCTAAACGCAGAGAACACGAAAACCAGAACAACACCACAAGCCAGCAGGCTAAATGA